In Paraburkholderia aromaticivorans, a single window of DNA contains:
- a CDS encoding DUF1330 domain-containing protein has product MTKGYIFAEVNIRSANSEWSEYSSKVQATLDAYGGVFLIRGGTQNVLEGTANGATIVVLEFESSQRAEEWYASTAYQDILPLRLRNADARVMCLSGSN; this is encoded by the coding sequence CTTTGCCGAAGTTAATATTCGCTCCGCCAACTCGGAGTGGAGCGAATACAGCAGCAAGGTACAAGCAACGCTCGATGCATACGGCGGTGTATTCCTGATCCGCGGCGGCACGCAAAACGTGCTGGAAGGAACGGCGAATGGTGCCACTATCGTCGTACTCGAATTCGAAAGCTCCCAACGCGCGGAAGAATGGTATGCATCGACTGCTTATCAGGACATCCTGCCGCTAAGACTGCGTAATGCAGATGCGCGAGTCATGTGTCTCTCCGGCAGCAACTGA
- a CDS encoding porin, giving the protein MRKLPLACAFLCSVSGVAHSQSNVLLYGILDEGVQFNSNAGGNRQYYLASGELNGSRWGMRGNEDLGGGLKAMFVLENGFDENTGKLGQGGLEFGRQAYVGLSNSLGTVTLGRQYDSVVDFVGILEAGDQWAGYLGAHPADNDNFNNTNRVNNAVKFTSRGLGGLTFGGMYSLGGLAGDPTRNQIWSFGAGYTSGPLVLGAAYLNVRNPNVSFYGSGGTVAATSGGVPGSNFGNSPVISGYASAHVLQVIGAGAAYTFGASTLGALYSNTRFKGLGDVSSGPVPVRGVSGSATLNNVELNFKYQFTPALLVGAEYVYTKGSGPNGVGDASYHQGALGIDYFLSKRTDIYAVVAFQKASGTDSSGKLAVASLSQITPSSTDKQTALRFAIRHKF; this is encoded by the coding sequence ATGCGGAAGCTTCCTCTTGCCTGTGCCTTTTTGTGCTCGGTCAGTGGCGTCGCACATTCACAAAGCAACGTATTGCTGTATGGCATCCTTGATGAAGGAGTGCAATTCAACAGCAATGCAGGAGGAAATCGTCAATATTACCTGGCGAGCGGCGAATTGAATGGCAGCCGTTGGGGCATGCGAGGGAACGAGGATCTGGGCGGTGGCCTGAAAGCGATGTTCGTGCTCGAAAACGGCTTCGATGAGAATACCGGAAAACTGGGTCAGGGTGGACTCGAGTTTGGTCGACAAGCTTATGTCGGATTGTCGAACAGTCTTGGTACCGTCACGCTCGGTCGCCAGTACGATTCAGTGGTCGATTTCGTCGGGATTCTTGAAGCAGGCGATCAGTGGGCAGGATACCTCGGCGCGCATCCGGCGGACAATGACAATTTCAACAATACTAACCGCGTCAACAACGCGGTCAAATTCACGAGCAGGGGCCTGGGTGGATTGACCTTCGGGGGCATGTACAGCCTCGGCGGTCTTGCCGGAGACCCGACACGCAATCAGATATGGTCGTTCGGCGCCGGCTATACGAGCGGTCCGCTGGTTCTGGGCGCGGCATATCTCAACGTACGAAATCCGAACGTATCGTTCTATGGGTCCGGCGGCACCGTAGCGGCCACGAGTGGAGGCGTTCCGGGCTCGAACTTCGGCAACTCGCCTGTTATCTCCGGCTATGCGTCAGCGCATGTGCTACAGGTGATCGGCGCGGGGGCGGCATACACGTTTGGGGCATCCACGCTCGGCGCACTGTATTCCAATACCCGCTTCAAGGGACTGGGCGATGTATCGTCCGGGCCGGTTCCAGTGAGAGGCGTAAGCGGCAGCGCGACGCTGAACAACGTGGAGTTGAACTTCAAATACCAGTTCACGCCTGCGCTGCTCGTGGGTGCCGAGTATGTGTACACGAAAGGAAGCGGCCCTAACGGAGTGGGTGACGCCTCGTATCACCAAGGTGCTCTGGGCATCGATTACTTCCTTTCCAAACGAACCGATATCTATGCGGTGGTCGCGTTCCAGAAGGCAAGCGGGACAGATTCCAGCGGGAAACTGGCAGTCGCGTCTCTCAGCCAGATCACTCCATCCAGTACGGACAAGCAAACTGCGTTACGTTTTGCCATACGTCACAAGTTCTGA
- a CDS encoding acyl-CoA dehydrogenase family protein, whose translation MNFQHTEDRRMLADSLNRFIADQYPFNVRDHIAQSEEGFSLDMWKRFCELGIVGAFFDESVGGFGGDGVDIAVVFEALGRGLVVEPFLDVLIVGRALARAGNQVQRGIVAKLIDGDTIAALAHDEPGSHYEPARVATRAVRNDKGWVLSGAKGVVHQAEQADVLLVSARTSGGEHDEAGISLFVVPRVARGVEVRGYRKIDGGRAAEVALNDVALDAVALVGEEGTGLATLTLAIGYGLVALASEAVGAMDVAKEHTLDYLRTRKQFGAPIGTFQALQHRMADLSLDIEQARSAAINAAAAVAAEGVDRERTLSAAKYSIGRIGARVAEESIQLHGGIGMTWELPLSHYAKRLVMIDHQLGDEDHHLARYIEMGSAMAA comes from the coding sequence ATGAATTTTCAGCACACGGAAGATCGGCGGATGCTTGCGGATTCGCTCAACCGTTTCATCGCGGATCAGTATCCATTCAATGTGCGCGACCACATCGCGCAATCGGAAGAGGGTTTCAGCCTCGACATGTGGAAGCGGTTCTGCGAACTCGGCATCGTCGGCGCATTCTTCGATGAGTCCGTCGGCGGCTTCGGCGGCGATGGCGTCGATATCGCCGTCGTGTTCGAGGCGCTTGGGCGCGGACTCGTGGTCGAGCCATTTCTGGATGTGTTGATCGTCGGACGGGCGCTTGCTCGCGCAGGCAATCAGGTTCAGCGCGGTATCGTCGCGAAGCTGATCGACGGGGACACCATCGCTGCCTTGGCACACGACGAGCCAGGCTCCCACTATGAGCCGGCGCGTGTTGCGACGCGTGCCGTGCGCAACGATAAGGGTTGGGTGCTGAGTGGCGCGAAAGGTGTCGTGCATCAGGCAGAACAGGCAGATGTGCTGCTCGTGTCGGCACGTACGTCGGGTGGAGAGCACGACGAAGCGGGCATTTCCCTCTTCGTGGTACCGCGGGTTGCCAGGGGCGTGGAGGTGCGCGGCTACCGGAAGATCGATGGTGGACGGGCGGCGGAGGTGGCGCTCAATGACGTCGCGCTCGACGCCGTCGCGCTCGTCGGCGAAGAGGGAACCGGACTCGCGACGCTCACGCTGGCAATTGGTTATGGACTTGTTGCGCTCGCATCGGAAGCGGTCGGCGCGATGGACGTCGCGAAGGAGCACACGCTCGACTATCTGCGCACGCGAAAGCAGTTCGGCGCCCCAATCGGCACGTTTCAGGCATTGCAGCATCGTATGGCCGATTTGTCGCTCGATATCGAACAGGCGCGTTCTGCAGCGATCAACGCGGCGGCTGCCGTGGCTGCCGAAGGCGTCGATCGCGAACGGACATTGTCGGCGGCAAAATACTCAATCGGTCGCATCGGCGCGCGCGTCGCGGAAGAATCGATCCAGCTGCACGGTGGGATCGGCATGACGTGGGAACTGCCGCTTTCGCACTACGCGAAGCGTCTTGTGATGATCGACCATCAGCTCGGCGATGAAGATCATCATCTCGCGCGATATATCGAGATGGGTTCGGCTATGGCGGCCTGA
- a CDS encoding GntP family permease, with amino-acid sequence MALVIVLFSLAFLMLAAYRGYSVILFAPIAALGAVFLTEPAAVAPVFSGIFMEKMVGFVKLYFPVFLLGALFGKVIEISGFAAAIVAAAIRYIGRSRANVVIITVCALLTYGGVSVFVVVFAVYPFAAELYRQSNIPKRLMPGVIALGAFCFTMDALPGTPQIQNIIPSTFFRTTGWAAPALGVSGSVFMLVIGLIYVEWRRKSAMAKGEGYGTSLVNEPERLAENMLPNPVLAIMPLILVGVSNYCFTKWIPHWYGPSYTVAPEVLPGVHGQVTTSIKAVTAIWAVEAALILGIALVVLTAFRRVSATIADGTRAAAGGALLAAMNTASEYGFGAVIAALPGFMVVSDALKTIPNPLVNAAVSVGTLAGITGSASGGMSIALAATSDLLIRNAHAAHIPLDVLHRVVAMASGGMDTLPHNGAVITLLAVTGLTHRQSYREIFAITLIKTMAVAFVISVYYLTGWV; translated from the coding sequence ATGGCCTTGGTAATTGTTCTGTTTTCTCTGGCGTTTCTCATGCTCGCGGCATATCGCGGCTACAGCGTCATTCTTTTTGCTCCGATCGCAGCGCTCGGCGCCGTCTTCCTCACGGAACCCGCAGCCGTCGCGCCGGTGTTCTCGGGCATCTTCATGGAAAAGATGGTTGGTTTCGTGAAGCTCTACTTCCCGGTGTTTCTGCTTGGCGCGCTATTCGGAAAGGTGATCGAAATATCGGGATTTGCCGCAGCCATCGTTGCTGCCGCCATTCGATATATCGGTCGTTCGCGTGCAAACGTCGTGATTATCACGGTTTGCGCGTTGCTGACTTACGGCGGGGTATCGGTATTCGTTGTCGTGTTTGCGGTTTATCCATTCGCTGCAGAACTCTATCGGCAGAGCAATATTCCGAAGCGGTTAATGCCAGGCGTTATCGCGCTCGGTGCGTTCTGCTTCACCATGGACGCGCTCCCAGGCACGCCGCAGATTCAAAACATCATCCCGTCCACCTTTTTCAGGACTACGGGTTGGGCCGCACCTGCGCTTGGAGTGAGCGGTTCAGTATTCATGCTCGTCATCGGATTGATCTATGTCGAGTGGCGTCGAAAGAGCGCGATGGCAAAGGGCGAAGGGTACGGCACGTCACTCGTTAACGAGCCAGAGCGCCTGGCAGAGAACATGTTGCCCAACCCGGTGCTGGCGATCATGCCGCTGATCCTGGTCGGCGTCTCGAACTACTGCTTCACGAAGTGGATTCCGCACTGGTATGGACCTTCGTACACCGTGGCACCGGAGGTGCTGCCAGGCGTGCATGGTCAGGTTACGACGTCGATCAAGGCGGTTACCGCGATCTGGGCCGTCGAGGCTGCATTGATTCTCGGCATCGCGCTCGTGGTGTTGACAGCTTTCAGGCGGGTCTCCGCCACTATCGCCGATGGCACGCGCGCTGCCGCAGGCGGCGCATTGTTGGCCGCAATGAATACGGCGTCGGAATATGGTTTCGGTGCGGTAATCGCCGCGTTGCCGGGTTTCATGGTCGTAAGCGACGCACTCAAGACAATACCTAACCCACTTGTCAATGCCGCGGTGTCGGTGGGCACGCTGGCAGGCATCACGGGTTCGGCCTCTGGCGGTATGAGTATCGCGCTTGCCGCGACATCCGATTTGTTGATCAGGAATGCCCACGCCGCGCATATACCGTTGGATGTCCTGCATCGCGTCGTCGCGATGGCGAGTGGCGGCATGGACACGCTGCCGCACAACGGCGCCGTCATCACGTTGCTGGCGGTGACCGGGCTGACGCATCGTCAGTCGTATCGGGAGATTTTCGCCATCACCCTCATCAAGACGATGGCCGTGGCATTCGTCATCTCCGTGTATTACCTCACTGGGTGGGTTTGA
- a CDS encoding electron transfer flavoprotein subunit alpha/FixB family protein, with protein MTILVIAEHDNAALKAATLNTVAAAQKIGGDVHVLVAGHNAQGAAEAAAKVAGVSKVLFADALQLAEDLAENVEATALNIAKNYSHILAPATAYGKNIAPRIAAKLDVAQISEITAVISADTFERPIYAGNAIATVQSHDAIKVITVRATGFDPAAGEGGSATVEKIEAAPDAGISQFVSREVTKLDRPELTSANIIVSGGRGLSSGENYTKVLEPLADKLQAALGASRAAVDAGFVPNDYQVGQTGKIVAPQLYIAVGISGAIQHLAGMKDSKVIVAINKDEEAPIFSIADYGLVGDLFTAVPELANALA; from the coding sequence ATGACGATTCTGGTAATTGCTGAACACGACAACGCGGCGCTGAAGGCAGCGACGCTGAATACGGTTGCTGCTGCACAGAAGATCGGCGGTGACGTGCACGTGCTGGTGGCTGGCCACAATGCGCAAGGCGCGGCTGAAGCGGCTGCGAAGGTGGCAGGTGTATCGAAGGTACTATTCGCCGACGCGCTGCAGCTGGCCGAAGACCTCGCGGAAAACGTCGAAGCTACGGCACTGAATATCGCGAAGAATTACTCGCACATCCTCGCGCCGGCGACGGCTTACGGCAAGAACATCGCGCCGCGCATTGCAGCAAAGCTCGACGTCGCACAGATCAGCGAGATTACCGCCGTGATCAGCGCCGACACGTTCGAACGCCCGATCTACGCAGGCAACGCAATCGCGACGGTTCAGTCACACGACGCGATCAAGGTCATCACCGTGCGCGCGACAGGTTTCGATCCCGCTGCCGGGGAAGGTGGCAGCGCAACAGTTGAAAAAATCGAAGCAGCACCCGATGCAGGCATTTCGCAGTTCGTGAGCCGAGAAGTGACGAAGCTCGACCGTCCGGAACTGACGTCGGCGAACATCATCGTATCGGGCGGTCGTGGGCTCAGCAGCGGCGAGAACTACACGAAGGTTCTCGAACCGCTAGCCGACAAACTGCAAGCCGCGCTAGGCGCCTCACGCGCAGCCGTCGATGCTGGCTTCGTACCGAACGACTATCAGGTCGGTCAGACGGGCAAGATCGTCGCGCCGCAACTCTATATCGCCGTCGGCATTTCAGGCGCGATCCAGCATCTGGCCGGCATGAAAGACTCGAAAGTGATCGTCGCAATCAACAAGGACGAAGAAGCGCCGATCTTCAGCATCGCGGATTACGGCCTCGTTGGCGATCTGTTCACCGCCGTTCCCGAGCTCGCCAACGCACTAGCCTGA
- a CDS encoding electron transfer flavoprotein subunit beta/FixA family protein, with product MKILVPVKRVVDYNVKVRVKSDGTGVDIANVKMSMNPFDEIAVEEAVRLKEAGVATEVIAVSAGVTQSQETLRTALAIGADRAILIESSEELQPLAVAKLLKALVDKEQPQLIILGKQAIDDDSNQTGQMLAALANLPQATFASKVVVADGKATVSREVDGGAETLSLMLPAVVTTDLRLNEPRYVTLPNIMKAKKKPLEIVKPEDLGVDVTPRLKTLKVVEPPKRSAGVKVADVKTLVEKLKTEAKVL from the coding sequence ATGAAGATTCTTGTACCAGTCAAGAGAGTGGTTGACTATAACGTGAAAGTCCGCGTGAAATCGGACGGCACGGGCGTCGACATCGCGAACGTGAAGATGTCGATGAATCCGTTCGACGAAATCGCGGTTGAAGAAGCCGTGCGCCTGAAAGAAGCGGGCGTGGCGACCGAAGTGATCGCCGTGTCGGCGGGTGTGACGCAATCGCAGGAAACGCTGCGCACGGCGCTGGCGATCGGTGCGGACCGCGCGATCCTGATCGAGTCTTCGGAAGAACTGCAGCCGCTGGCGGTGGCCAAGCTGCTCAAGGCGCTGGTCGACAAGGAACAGCCGCAGTTGATCATCCTCGGCAAGCAGGCTATCGACGACGATTCGAACCAGACCGGGCAGATGCTGGCCGCCCTGGCAAACCTGCCGCAAGCGACGTTCGCATCGAAAGTGGTCGTGGCCGACGGTAAAGCCACTGTGTCGCGCGAAGTGGACGGCGGTGCCGAGACGCTGTCGCTCATGCTGCCTGCAGTGGTGACGACCGACCTGCGCCTGAACGAGCCGCGCTACGTGACGCTGCCGAACATCATGAAGGCGAAGAAGAAGCCGCTGGAAATCGTCAAGCCGGAAGACCTCGGTGTCGATGTCACGCCGCGCCTGAAGACGCTGAAGGTTGTCGAGCCGCCGAAGCGCTCCGCTGGTGTGAAGGTTGCCGACGTGAAGACGCTGGTCGAGAAACTCAAGACGGAAGCCAAGGTGCTGTGA
- a CDS encoding SDR family NAD(P)-dependent oxidoreductase, whose amino-acid sequence MIETKGRLAGKVAFITGAGAGIGRVAAERFALEGAAVIIAEFDADSGEAVTEAILGHGGTAKFVRTDVTNENSVREAIKSAVEFGGKIDVLYNNAGGSSRIDARVTDCPADEFWRAVKLDLFGTWIACKYGIAAMLESGGGSVINSCSVFALVGTRGKDAYTATKGGIASLTRSMAVEYAPHRIRVNALAPAVTTTRRVLGLIETQPEVMNKTSERQLLGLVEPEEVAMTALFLASDESRKTTGQIFAIDGGFSIS is encoded by the coding sequence ATGATCGAAACGAAAGGTCGACTCGCAGGAAAGGTGGCGTTCATCACGGGCGCGGGCGCCGGTATTGGACGGGTCGCGGCCGAGCGGTTCGCACTTGAGGGCGCGGCAGTCATCATTGCGGAATTCGACGCAGACAGCGGTGAAGCCGTTACCGAAGCGATCCTCGGACACGGCGGCACGGCGAAGTTCGTTCGGACCGACGTCACGAACGAAAATAGCGTGCGTGAGGCCATCAAGTCGGCAGTTGAATTCGGCGGCAAGATCGACGTGCTTTATAACAACGCAGGTGGATCGAGCAGGATCGACGCACGTGTCACCGATTGCCCGGCCGACGAGTTCTGGCGAGCGGTCAAACTCGATCTTTTCGGCACCTGGATAGCATGCAAGTATGGGATCGCGGCCATGCTTGAGAGCGGTGGAGGTTCGGTCATCAATAGCTGCTCCGTGTTTGCACTCGTCGGCACGCGAGGAAAAGACGCGTATACGGCCACTAAGGGCGGCATCGCATCGCTTACACGTTCGATGGCCGTCGAGTACGCGCCCCATCGCATCCGCGTCAATGCGCTCGCCCCGGCGGTAACGACGACCAGACGCGTGCTCGGTCTCATCGAAACGCAACCGGAGGTGATGAACAAGACGAGCGAGCGTCAATTGCTCGGCCTCGTCGAGCCAGAGGAAGTGGCGATGACCGCCCTGTTCCTGGCATCGGACGAATCGAGGAAGACGACAGGCCAGATCTTCGCAATCGATGGCGGTTTTTCGATTTCATGA